In the genome of Yersinia enterocolitica, the window TAGCCTGGGACCAAACGCTTGTAGGAGTTAGTCGTTGGGTTAGCCAAGGCGTTAATTGCTTTTGCGTGCTTGATGATACCGCCGATGTAGAACAGCGCCATTTCAGACAGGCCAGCATATTTGTCACCGGCGAACAGGTTAGTACCGTTCTTGGACAACGACATATGGCAGTGCATGCCTGAACCATTATCACCAAACATTGGTTTTGGCATAAAGGTCGCAGTTTTGCCGAATGCGTGTGCCACGTTGTGCACCACATATTTGTAGATCTGAATTTCATCGGCTTTCTTGGTCATGGTATTGAAGCGAGTAGCCACTTCGTTCTGACCTGCGGTAGCCACTTCATGGTGATGCGCTTCTACTACCAGGCCCATTTCTTCCATGGTCAGACACATGGTAGAACGCAGGTCCTGTGAAGAATCAACCGGAGGAACTGGGAAGTAACCGCCTTTCACTGCCGGACGGTGGCCTTTGTTGCCGCCTTCGTATTTGGTGCTGGAGTTCCATGCGCCTTCGATGTCATCGATAGCGACATGAGAGCCACGGATGCTGCTACCAAAACGAACATCGTCAAACAGGAAGAATTCTGGTTCTGGCCCAAACAGCACGGTATCTGCAATACCTGAAGATTTCAGGAATTCTTCTGCGCGTTTTGAGATTGAACGTGGGTCGCGATCATAGCCTTGCAGGGTACCTGGCTCAAGAATGTCACAACGGATAATCAGTGTGGAATCTTCGAAGAACGGATCCATAACAGCGGTGCTGGCGTCTGGCATCAGTACCATGTCGGATTCGTTAATGCCTTTCCAGCCACCAATCGAGGAGCCATCAAACATTTTGCCTTCTTCGAAGAAGTCAGCGTTGACCTGATGAGCCGGAATAGTGATGTGCTGCTCTTTCCCTTTGGTATCGGTGAAGCGCAAATCAACAAATTTCACTTCGTGCTCATTCAGCATCGTCAAAACATGTTCAGCGGACATACTTATATCTCCTGGATTTGTCATAGTCGTCGTGGAACGATTATCGTTTGGGTGTTCAGTTATCTTTTTATTCAGGCTAACGCTCATGCTGATTTTTCATGACCGTTATTCATGCTAAACTGCGTCATAAAGTCTGTTGCGAAATCTATGCCAACTTTCCAAACGCCCCGTTTATGCCATATCATAGGGGTCTGCTGATATTCAGTATGCACCAGGATAGTTATATTGCACTATTTTGGTGCTTCATTTGCGTCGTTGGGCACTGTATTGGTGCAAAGGTGGGCCGAGAGGCTATTTTTGCACCGTGAAAGGGATCACAAACTAACCGCCGTCAGGTTGTTTATAAGAGAAGTTTGTGATCTTGTTTAGTCCCTCGCTTAATACGTGTACAATAGCGCGCTATTTCTAAATGCCTGAGGCAAAAAAGCTGTGATCGAGAATCTGCGTAACATCGCCATTATTGCGCACGTTGACCATGGGAAAACTACCCTGGTTGATAAGTTGCTACAACAATCTGGTACGTTCGGTGAACGTGCTGAAGCAACTGAACGTGTAATGGACTCCAACGATTTGGAGAAAGAGCGTGGGATAACCATCCTCGCGAAAAATACCGCCATTAACTGGAAAGACTACCGCATCAACATCGTGGATACCCCAGGACACGCCGATTTCGGTGGTGAGGTTGAGCGTGTAATGTCTATGGTTGACTCTGTGCTGCTGGTCGTCGATGCAATGGATGGCCCGATGCCGCAGACCCGTTTCGTGACCAAGAAAGCCTTTGCTCATGGTCTGAAACCAATCGTGGTTATCAACAAAGTTGACCGTCCTGGCGCGCGTCCAGATTGGGTTGTCGATCAGGTGTTCGACCTGTTCGTAAACCTGGATGCCACTGACGAACAACTGGACTTCCCTATCATTTACGCATCAGCATTGATGGGTATTGCGGGCGAAGACCACAATGATATGTCGGCAGACATGACTCCGCTGTATCAGGCAATCATCGACCATGTGCCTGCACCAGACGTAGACAGCACTGGTCCATTGCAGATGCAAATCTCCCAGTTGGACTACAACAACTACGTAGGTGTTATCGGCATCGGCCGTATCAAACGTGGTGTTGTTAAGCCTAACCAGCAAGTTACTGTTATCGATAGCGAAGGTAAGACCCGCAACGGTAAAATCGCTAAAGTACTGGGCCATATGGGTCTGGAACGTATCGAAGCAACTATGGCTGAAGCTGGTGATATCGTTGCTATCACCGGTTTGGGCGAGTTGAACATCTCTGACACTATCTGTGATGTGAATGCTGTTGAAGCATTGCCAGCACTGTCTGTTGATGAACCAACTGTTACTATGTATTTCTGCGTTAACACCTCTCCGTTCTGTGGTAAAGAAGGCAAGTACGTGACTTCACGTCAGATCCTTGACCGTTTGAACAAAGAGCTGATTCATAACGTAGCACTGCGTGTTGAAGAAACTGAAGATGCTGACGCATTCCGCGTATCAGGCCGTGGTGAACTTCACCTGTCGGTTCTGATCGAAAACATGCGCCGCGAAGGTTTCGAGCTGGCTGTTTCCCGTCCTAAAGTTATCAACCGTGTTATCGACGGCCGTAATCAAGAACCATTTGAAAGCGTAACTCTGGATATCGAAGAACAGCACCAGGGCGCAGTAATGCAAGCCATGGGTGAGCGTAAGGGTGACGTGAAGGACATGGTTCCAGACGGCAAAGGTCGTATTCGTCTGGATTATATGATCCCAAGCCGTGGCCTGATTGGCTTCCGTACTGAATTCATGACTATGACTTCTGGTACTGGTCTGCTGTACTCCACATTCAGTCACTACGATGATGTGCGTCCAGGCGAGATCGGCCAACGTCAAAACGGCGTACTGATCTCTAACGGTCAGGGTAAAGCTGTGGCATTCGCACTGTACAAACTGCAAGACCGCGGCAAGCTGTTTATTGGTCACGCGACTGAAGTGTATGAAGGCCAGATCATCGGTATTCACTCACGTTCTAACGACCTGACTGTAAACTGCCTGACCGGTAAGCAACTGACCAACATGCGTGCATCCGGTACTGACGAAGCAACCACTCTGGTTCCTTTCTTGAAGAAAACTCTTGAACAGGCACTGGAATTCATCGATGACGATGAATTGGTAGAAGTTACCCCGCAATCAATTCGTATCCGTAAGCGTCACTTGACGGAAAACGATCGTAAGCGTGCAGGTCGTGGTCCTAAAGAAGGTTAATTCTTCTTGGTACTGCTGATACTTAGGGCGCTAGCTGCGCCCTGAGTTCTATTCGCCGCACCCTTGAAGCTGCAACTGTGTTAGCTTCGCTTACTAACCCGAATCACTTACCTGAGTAAGCTCATCGGGATAAGTTCACTTGCTGCCTTGTTGCAACTCCAAGGTTTTTGAGGATACATCCTATTTTTTTGCCATTGTTATAAAAATATTATTTTTCCTGACTGACCCCTCCTTTTTCTTCCTCTCTCTGTTCAGTTTTCCCTTTTCCCGTTACAGTGAAACTCACCATCTAATTGGGAGAGCGCCATGCTGTATATCTTTGATCTAGGTAATGTGATTGTCGATATCGACTTCAAACGCGTATTGGGCGTTTGGAGCAAATTAAGCAGTGTCCCGCTGGCGACGTTGAGTGAGCGGTTTACCATGGGCGAGGTCTTCCAGCAGCATGAGCGCGGTGAAATTAGCGATGAAGAGTTTGCTCACCAGCTCAGTGATGAGATGGGGCTATCTCTAAGTTTTGAACAGTTTGCCGAAGGCTGGCAGGCGGTATTTGTCGCTTTGCGCCCGGAAGTGATCGCCATTATGCAAAAGTTGCGTCAGGAAGGGCATCGGGTGGTGGTGTTATCCAATACTAACCGGCTGCATTGTAATCACTGGCCCCAACATTACCCTGAAGTGGTGGCTGCCGCTGACCATATGTATCTGTCCCAGGATTTGGGCATGCGCAAGCCGGAAGCGAGAATTTATCAGCATGTGCTGAGTGCGGAAAACATCCCGGCGGAGCAGGCGGTATTCTTTGATGATGTTGAAGCAAATGTTGTTGCAGCCAGAATTGTAGGTATCACCGCAATTCATGTCATAGACCGAAAGGTTATTCCTGCTTATTTTCCCTGATAAGTTCTTACTCCAGACGTTAATGGGTTAGCCTTAAATATCACGCTAACCCATAACCGAG includes:
- a CDS encoding glucose-1-phosphatase, encoding MLYIFDLGNVIVDIDFKRVLGVWSKLSSVPLATLSERFTMGEVFQQHERGEISDEEFAHQLSDEMGLSLSFEQFAEGWQAVFVALRPEVIAIMQKLRQEGHRVVVLSNTNRLHCNHWPQHYPEVVAAADHMYLSQDLGMRKPEARIYQHVLSAENIPAEQAVFFDDVEANVVAARIVGITAIHVIDRKVIPAYFP
- a CDS encoding translational GTPase TypA, which produces MIENLRNIAIIAHVDHGKTTLVDKLLQQSGTFGERAEATERVMDSNDLEKERGITILAKNTAINWKDYRINIVDTPGHADFGGEVERVMSMVDSVLLVVDAMDGPMPQTRFVTKKAFAHGLKPIVVINKVDRPGARPDWVVDQVFDLFVNLDATDEQLDFPIIYASALMGIAGEDHNDMSADMTPLYQAIIDHVPAPDVDSTGPLQMQISQLDYNNYVGVIGIGRIKRGVVKPNQQVTVIDSEGKTRNGKIAKVLGHMGLERIEATMAEAGDIVAITGLGELNISDTICDVNAVEALPALSVDEPTVTMYFCVNTSPFCGKEGKYVTSRQILDRLNKELIHNVALRVEETEDADAFRVSGRGELHLSVLIENMRREGFELAVSRPKVINRVIDGRNQEPFESVTLDIEEQHQGAVMQAMGERKGDVKDMVPDGKGRIRLDYMIPSRGLIGFRTEFMTMTSGTGLLYSTFSHYDDVRPGEIGQRQNGVLISNGQGKAVAFALYKLQDRGKLFIGHATEVYEGQIIGIHSRSNDLTVNCLTGKQLTNMRASGTDEATTLVPFLKKTLEQALEFIDDDELVEVTPQSIRIRKRHLTENDRKRAGRGPKEG
- the glnA gene encoding glutamate--ammonia ligase (forms a homododecamer; forms glutamine from ammonia and glutamate with the conversion of ATP to ADP and phosphate; also functions in the assimilation of ammonia; highly regulated protein controlled by the addition/removal of adenylyl groups by adenylyltransferase from specific tyrosine residues; addition of adenylyl groups results in inactivation of the enzyme), with the translated sequence MSAEHVLTMLNEHEVKFVDLRFTDTKGKEQHITIPAHQVNADFFEEGKMFDGSSIGGWKGINESDMVLMPDASTAVMDPFFEDSTLIIRCDILEPGTLQGYDRDPRSISKRAEEFLKSSGIADTVLFGPEPEFFLFDDVRFGSSIRGSHVAIDDIEGAWNSSTKYEGGNKGHRPAVKGGYFPVPPVDSSQDLRSTMCLTMEEMGLVVEAHHHEVATAGQNEVATRFNTMTKKADEIQIYKYVVHNVAHAFGKTATFMPKPMFGDNGSGMHCHMSLSKNGTNLFAGDKYAGLSEMALFYIGGIIKHAKAINALANPTTNSYKRLVPGYEAPVMLAYSARNRSASIRIPVVASPKARRIEARFPDPAANPYLCFAALLMAGLDGIINKIHPGDAMDKNLYDLPPEEEAEIPKVAGSLDEAMAALNEDREFLTRGGVFTDDAIDAYIELRKEEMDRVRMTPHPVEFELYYSV